One Thermogemmata fonticola DNA window includes the following coding sequences:
- the cysS gene encoding cysteine--tRNA ligase gives MALQIYSTLSRSKQPFHKQPGETVTMYVCGPTVYKPSHIGHMVGPVIFDTVKRYLTWLGYRVTWVVNITDVDDKLIERARELGQSVTALAREMTEDYFRCLQALNVTGIDHFPRATEYVPVMIDIILDLEAKGYAYRADGDVYFDISRDPDYGKLCHRDPEQMAAGARLEINPKKRNPGDFALWKGARPDEPPEVRFDSPFGPGRPGWHIECSAMSLRLLGAPIDIHGGGLDLQFPHHENELAQSESYTGGEFVKIWMHNGLLKLRDKEGHEAKMAGSLGNVLNVMDALRHLSGDALRFFILKTHYRTPIDLGIWDWNNPATPLPQGLVEARKAHDTFVRFAERVQRILHVPFDQIPAPQRASDPHTVTQPEHQAAFQRFREFMDDDFNTGGAVGVLFELVNHLNRVADRGKLEDPACADPALRETFREGVTLVREMANILGLTFQAPATKWEADQGLTPQLLQLLIQLREKLRDSAKAAPKDNPLRGTLFQLSDHIRAQLLELGIILEDRPTGTSWRFSR, from the coding sequence ATGGCATTGCAGATTTACTCCACACTTAGCCGCAGCAAGCAGCCGTTTCACAAGCAACCGGGCGAAACGGTGACGATGTATGTCTGCGGCCCAACAGTCTATAAGCCTAGCCACATCGGACATATGGTGGGGCCGGTGATCTTCGATACTGTGAAGCGGTATCTCACCTGGCTTGGCTATCGCGTCACGTGGGTGGTCAATATCACCGATGTGGATGACAAACTCATTGAGCGCGCCCGGGAACTGGGGCAGAGCGTCACGGCGTTGGCCCGCGAGATGACCGAGGACTACTTCCGCTGCCTGCAAGCGTTGAACGTCACGGGAATCGATCATTTCCCGCGGGCCACGGAATATGTGCCCGTGATGATTGACATCATTCTCGATCTCGAGGCCAAAGGCTACGCCTATCGTGCCGATGGAGATGTGTACTTCGATATCAGCCGGGACCCGGATTACGGCAAGTTGTGCCATCGCGATCCGGAGCAGATGGCAGCCGGCGCTCGTCTGGAAATCAATCCGAAAAAACGGAATCCAGGCGATTTTGCCCTTTGGAAGGGTGCCCGACCGGATGAGCCTCCTGAAGTCCGCTTTGATAGTCCATTCGGACCTGGACGTCCCGGCTGGCATATCGAATGCTCCGCAATGTCACTGCGATTGCTCGGCGCACCCATTGACATCCACGGCGGCGGTCTGGATTTGCAATTCCCTCACCATGAAAATGAGCTAGCCCAGAGCGAATCCTATACCGGTGGCGAGTTCGTCAAAATCTGGATGCACAACGGACTGTTGAAATTGCGAGACAAGGAGGGGCACGAGGCCAAGATGGCCGGCTCATTGGGCAATGTTCTCAATGTGATGGACGCCCTGCGGCATCTCAGCGGCGATGCCCTGCGATTTTTCATCCTGAAAACCCATTACCGCACCCCCATTGACCTCGGCATCTGGGACTGGAACAATCCGGCCACTCCGCTTCCCCAGGGTCTGGTGGAAGCCCGCAAAGCTCACGACACTTTCGTCCGCTTTGCCGAGCGAGTCCAGCGGATTCTCCACGTACCCTTCGACCAGATTCCTGCTCCTCAAAGAGCCTCGGATCCGCACACGGTGACTCAGCCGGAACATCAGGCGGCCTTCCAACGCTTCCGGGAATTCATGGATGACGATTTCAACACAGGCGGCGCGGTGGGCGTTCTCTTCGAACTCGTCAATCATCTCAATCGGGTGGCGGATCGCGGTAAGTTAGAAGACCCTGCCTGCGCAGACCCGGCACTGCGGGAAACTTTCCGCGAAGGAGTGACGCTGGTTCGCGAGATGGCGAACATTCTGGGATTGACCTTCCAGGCTCCGGCGACAAAATGGGAGGCAGATCAGGGACTGACACCGCAATTGCTTCAGCTTCTCATTCAGTTGCGGGAGAAACTCCGCGACAGTGCCAAAGCAGCACCCAAGGATAACCCTTTGCGGGGGACCTTGTTTCAACTGTCGGATCACATTCGTGCCCAACTGCTCGAGTTGGGCATCATCCTGGAAGATCGTCCCACAGGGACTTCCTGGCGCTTCAGCCGTTGA
- a CDS encoding 5-oxoprolinase subunit PxpA, with product MKVIDLNADVGEGAGSDAEILPLISSANVCCGLHAGGVEESARTIREAMRAGAVIGAHPGYADREHCGRREWSVTAEQVQHLMLYQVGALQALAEAMGGRVCYVKPHGALYHQLCRERPLAEACVQVLEHWHLPIVGLPGSQLEAACQGRLPFIREGFLDRRYRPDGSLVPRHEADALILDPQQAIAQAERLLQHWGVQTLCVHGDTPEAVALIRNVRAELLRQGYLIRSFVHSNKAARSGGANRQGEEPTG from the coding sequence ATGAAGGTGATCGATTTGAACGCCGACGTGGGAGAAGGTGCAGGCTCGGACGCCGAGATTCTGCCCTTGATTAGCTCCGCAAATGTCTGTTGCGGCCTGCATGCGGGGGGAGTGGAAGAGTCGGCCCGAACCATTCGCGAGGCGATGCGCGCGGGGGCGGTCATTGGAGCACATCCGGGATACGCCGACCGAGAGCACTGCGGGCGGCGTGAATGGTCGGTGACAGCCGAGCAGGTCCAGCATCTGATGCTTTATCAGGTCGGTGCACTGCAGGCCTTGGCCGAAGCCATGGGAGGCCGGGTCTGTTACGTCAAACCCCATGGCGCTTTGTACCATCAATTGTGCCGGGAACGGCCGCTAGCTGAGGCATGCGTGCAGGTGCTGGAGCACTGGCACTTGCCGATCGTGGGATTGCCCGGCAGCCAATTGGAAGCTGCATGTCAGGGCCGCCTTCCCTTCATCCGCGAAGGCTTTCTGGATCGGCGCTATCGTCCGGATGGAAGTTTGGTACCGCGCCACGAAGCGGATGCCTTGATCCTGGACCCCCAGCAGGCAATCGCCCAGGCTGAGCGCTTGTTGCAGCACTGGGGTGTTCAGACGCTCTGCGTCCACGGGGATACCCCAGAAGCCGTCGCCTTGATTCGCAATGTTCGGGCCGAGCTTTTGCGTCAAGGGTATCTCATCCGCTCGTTTGTTCATTCCAATAAAGCGGCCCGAAGCGGCGGAGCCAACCGGCAAGGAGAAGAACCAACCGGCTGA
- a CDS encoding 5-oxoprolinase subunit C family protein, with translation MSAGLRVVAAGLYSLVVDEGRPQTRHWGIPRGGAADRAAWQLGNALLGNPANAAALEITLSGPTLEATCPIALALCGAPFDVTVDGQEWSVGITRTLQPGQRLAIGGAQRGARLYLCVAGGLLTPLQLGSRTMWEPIHRGQLLPCRPAVVPRRRLPDDLLESLVPSATPISLRVLDGPQRSFFPDDAFFRHIYTVQPASNRMGLRLKGPTLASLREELLSEPVAPGAVQVTHDGQPVILGVDGQTVGGYPKIAHVIRADLDLLGQLRPGDTVHFVRVSLEEAEQAGQARDRWLHHWLVRLTHAEGTPAFLDSNSF, from the coding sequence ATGTCGGCAGGCTTGCGTGTCGTGGCAGCAGGGTTATACAGCCTCGTGGTGGATGAAGGGCGGCCGCAGACACGCCATTGGGGCATTCCGCGGGGAGGAGCAGCGGATCGCGCGGCTTGGCAACTAGGCAACGCCCTCCTCGGCAACCCTGCTAACGCTGCCGCTTTAGAAATCACACTCTCTGGCCCGACTCTGGAAGCCACCTGTCCCATCGCTCTCGCCCTCTGCGGCGCCCCTTTTGATGTCACGGTGGATGGCCAGGAATGGTCTGTGGGGATCACCCGGACGTTGCAACCCGGTCAACGTCTGGCCATTGGCGGGGCGCAGCGCGGCGCTCGCCTCTACCTATGCGTCGCCGGCGGCCTGCTCACACCCCTACAACTGGGAAGCCGCACAATGTGGGAACCGATTCACCGCGGACAGCTCCTGCCCTGCCGCCCGGCTGTGGTCCCCCGCCGAAGGCTGCCCGATGATTTGCTGGAATCTCTCGTTCCTTCTGCCACCCCTATTTCCTTGCGCGTGCTAGACGGCCCCCAACGTTCCTTCTTCCCGGATGACGCGTTCTTCCGTCATATCTATACCGTGCAGCCTGCGAGCAACCGCATGGGGCTGCGCCTGAAGGGACCGACTCTCGCCTCCCTTCGGGAAGAGTTGCTCTCCGAGCCTGTCGCTCCAGGAGCTGTCCAAGTGACCCATGATGGCCAGCCGGTCATCCTGGGGGTCGACGGCCAAACCGTTGGGGGTTATCCCAAAATTGCTCATGTTATCCGGGCTGATCTCGACCTGCTCGGCCAACTCCGCCCCGGTGATACCGTACATTTTGTTCGTGTTAGCCTTGAAGAGGCGGAACAAGCCGGCCAAGCGCGCGACCGCTGGCTCCATCATTGGCTCGTTCGCCTTACCCATGCTGAAGGCACACCCGCCTTTCTGGACTCCAACAGCTTCTAA